The Misgurnus anguillicaudatus chromosome 21, ASM2758022v2, whole genome shotgun sequence genome includes a window with the following:
- the ugt5g1 gene encoding UDP glucuronosyltransferase 5 family, polypeptide G1 — MGLKWIHLAPLTCLLFMICCSHGGNVLVFPEDGSHWVNMQVILRKLHTNGHSITVVRSSKSWYIQESSPIYSTITVNPTETEDVGADFFKILLERSLDLQRMSPIVRFFEQQKDITNTLKIFHKGALQMISAILDDTSLVKHLRDANFDLLLTDPAFPAGVLLAKFLALPMIYNVRWLNAGDAHMAIAPSPPSFVPMYNSLFSDRMNFLQRTENFLRYLVSLLQEHCIIVPIYSDMLDRHFPPGSDLLKMQQSADIWLMRVDFVFEFPRPTMPNVVYIGGFQCRPAQPLPVELEDFMQSSGEHGVVMMSLGAAVGALPTEINEVIATAFAKIPQKVVWRYHGDPPSSLGNNTLLLEWFPQNDLLGHPKTRMFVSHGGTNGIYEAIYHGVPVLALPLLFDQFDNVMRLQVRGVARVLQAATLTEQEFLKALQDVLEDPVYRNSMQKLSELHRDLPLSPLDTATFWIEYVMRHKGAAHLRSQGVNMPWYSYHSLDVVAVLLSFPLIGLWASIYVCKLLCCSKSVRKRKVD, encoded by the coding sequence ATGGGCTTGAAGTGGATACATCTTGCTCCACTGACTTGTCTGCTCTTCATGATCTGCTGTAGTCATGGTGGAAATGTCCTTGTGTTCCCCGAGGACGGAAGCCACTGGGTAAACATGCAGGTCATTCTTAGAAAGCTCCACACGAACGGGCATAGCATTACCGTTGTGCGATCATCCAAAAGTTGGTACATCCAAGAGAGTTCTCCTATCTACAGCACCATCACCGTCAACCCCACGGAAACAGAAGATGTTGGAGCTGATTTCTTCAAGATACTATTAGAGAGGTCACTAGATTTACAGAGGATGTCACCCATCGTTCGTTTTTTTGAACAGCAGAAAGATATAACCAACACTTTAAAGATATTTCACAAGGGAGCGCTTCAAATGATTTCTGCGATATTGGATGATACATCACTTGTTAAGCATTTGCGCGATGCTAACTTTGACCTGCTGCTAACAGACCCTGCTTTCCCTGCTGGAGTCCTGTTAGCCAAGTTTCTCGCCCTTCCCATGATTTATAATGTGCGCTGGCTAAATGCAGGGGATGCTCACATGGCAATTGCTCCATCACCCCCATCCTTCGTTCCGATGTATAACTCGTTGTTCAGTGACCGAATGAACTTCCTGCAAAGAACGGAAAACTTCCTGAGGTATCTGGTCAGCCTTCTTCAGGAGCACTGCATCATTGTGCCCATTTACAGTGACATGCTTGACCGTCACTTCCCACCAGGCTCAGATCTTCTCAAAATGCAGCAGTCGGCTGACATTTGGCTTATGAGAGTGGACTTTGTTTTTGAGTTTCCACGGCCCACCATGCCTAACGTTGTCTACATCGGCGGATTTCAATGTCGGCCGGCGCAACCACTTCCTGTGGAGCTTGAAGACTTCATGCAGAGCTCCGGAGAGCACGGAGTGGTGATGATGTCACTGGGAGCTGCGGTTGGTGCACTTCCTACAGAGATCAATGAAGTCATTGCTACTGCCTTCGCTAAGATCCCTCAGAAAGTCGTGTGGAGGTACCACGGAGATCCGCCTTCGTCTCTGGGAAACAACACTCTTCTTCTAGAATGGTTTCCACAGAATGATCTCCTTGGTCATCCGAAGACCCGCATGTTTGTATCTCACGGGGGTACTAACGGTATCTATGAGGCTATTTACCATGGAGTCCCTGTCTTAGCTTTACCACTCCTCTTCGACCAGTTTGACAATGTTATGCGACTCCAGGTTCGAGGTGTAGCCCGCGTGCTTCAAGCTGCAACGCTGACAGAACAAGAATTCCTCAAAGCCCTCCAAGATGTTCTTGAGGACCCAGTGTACAGAAATAGCATGCAGAAACTGTCAGAGCTGCATCGTGATCTGCCATTGTCTCCTCTCGATACTGCCACTTTTTGGATCGAGTATGTAATGAGACACAAAGGAGCAGCACATCTTCGCTCACAGGGTGTTAACATGCCCTGGTACTCTTACCACAGCCTTGATGTTGTAGCAGTTTTACTGTCATTCCCATTGATAGGTCTTTGGGCCTCAATTTATGTATGCAAGCTTTTGTGTTGCAGCAAGTCTGTCAGAAAGAGGAAGGTGGACTGA